Genomic DNA from Gemmatimonadota bacterium:
GCATTGCGTCCGGCACATAAACTCACCAGTTCAAATCGGTCGGATAGGCTATTCAGAACACGTAGCGTGTTTGTGCCGATAGAGCCTGTGGATCCGAGAAGGGCAACGCGTTTTACCATAAAAATTAGTCCAACACCGGTGAGGTACTGGCTATCAGTTGAAAATAAAGATAGACGAGTGGAAAAACAAAAAAAGTACTGTCAAAGCGGTCCAGGACGCCACCGTGCCCGGGAATCAATTCCGATGTGTCTTTAACGTCCATATCGCGTTTGATCATGGATTCAACGAGATCTCCCAAAGATGCCCCAATGCCAATGAGAAGGCCTAGTATGAGGCTTTGGGCTATATTAAATAGTCCGAGTACCTGTCCGCCGAGTCCTATGACCAAAAGTGCGGATAGAAGACCTCCGATGAATCCAGCTTCGGTCTTAGCCGCGCTGATTGTGGGAAAGGGATGCCATCGGCCAAACCACTGTCCAAAAAAATAGGCCATTGTATCATTGGCCCAAATCCCCAGTAAAATGAGAACAGCAAGTTCTGACGCGCCAACGGGTAATGTGTTTCTCACTATGAGAACAAAACTGCCCAAAAAACCGACATAAAGTACCCCTAAGAGCGTGCCACCCGCATTGAGTAGGCGATGGCC
This window encodes:
- a CDS encoding CDP-archaeol synthase, which codes for MAKSNLIQRVLAAAVFGPVLVVLFWLGDYWLFVMWCGVVSVGTWEFYRMLSQKGLQPWTGFGIIISLSWCAVAFVIGPNAFVFFFLVLLLLMFSIALFRDTTGHRLLNAGGTLLGVLYVGFLGSFVLIVRNTLPVGASELAVLILLGIWANDTMAYFFGQWFGRWHPFPTISAAKTEAGFIGGLLSALLVIGLGGQVLGLFNIAQSLILGLLIGIGASLGDLVESMIKRDMDVKDTSELIPGHGGVLDRFDSTFFVFPLVYLYFQLIASTSPVLD